A DNA window from Gorilla gorilla gorilla isolate KB3781 chromosome 6, NHGRI_mGorGor1-v2.1_pri, whole genome shotgun sequence contains the following coding sequences:
- the LOC115935248 gene encoding uroplakin-3b-like protein 1 isoform X1 translates to MPMGHRVAGKASWFIPDLTSQEVPVTWGSHVKSGSGRGETRAVGAWLPHLASPLCPPLPAAPEHISYVPQLSNDTLAGRLTLSTFTLEQPLGQFSSHNISDLDTIWLVVALSNATQSFTAPRTNQDIPAPANFSQRGYYFTLRANRALYQARGQLHILRVGNDTHCQQTKIGCNHPLPGPGPYRVKFLVMNDEGPMAETKWSSDTRLQQAQALRAVPGPQSPGTVVIIAILSILLAVLLTVLLAVLIYTCFNSCRSTSLSGPEEAGSVRRYTTHLAFSTPAEGAS, encoded by the exons ATGCCCATGGGGCATAGAGTTGCCGGGAAAGCTTCCTGGTTCATACCGGACCTGACCTCCCAGGAAGTGCCCGTAACTTGGGGCTCCCATGTTAAGTCTGGATCTGGGCGGGGGGAGACCAGAGCTGTTGGGGCTTGGTTGCCCCATTTGGcctctcctctctgccctcccctTCCAGCTGCCCCAGAGCACATCAGCTATGTGCCCCAGCTCTCAAATGACACCCTGGCGGGGaggctcaccctgtccaccttcACTCTGGAGCAGCCTCTAGGCCAGTTCAGCAGCCACAACATCTCTGACTTGGATACCATCTGGCTGGTGGTGGCCCTCAGCAACG CCACCCAGAGCTTCACGGCCCCACGGACAAACCAGGACATCCCTGCTCCCGCCAACTTCTCCCAGAGGGGCTACTATTTCACACTGAGGGCCAACCGGGCGCTGTACCAGGCCAGAGGCCAGCTCCACATCCTCCGCGTCGGCAATGATACCCACtgccaacaaacaaaaattggctGCAACCATCCCCTACCAGGACCCGGCCCCTACAG GGTGAAGTTCCTGGTGATGAATGACGAAGGACCCATGGCTGAAACAAAGTGGTCCAGCGACACTCGCTTGCAGCAAG CCCAGGCACTTCGGGCTGTCCCCGGCCCCCAGAGCCCGGGCACCGTGGTCATCATCGCCATCCTGTCTATCCTCCTGGCCGTCCTCCTCACGGTCCTCCTGGCTGTGCTCATATACACCTG CTTCAACAGCTGCAGGAGCACTTCCCTATCAGGCCCAGAGGAGGCAGGGAGTGTGAGAAGATACACCACGCACCTCGCGTTCAGCACTCCCGCCGAGGGGGCTTCCTGA
- the LOC115935248 gene encoding uroplakin-3b-like protein 1 isoform X2 — protein sequence MDNSWRLGPAIGLSAGQSQLLVSLLLLLTRVQPGTDVAAPEHISYVPQLSNDTLAGRLTLSTFTLEQPLGQFSSHNISDLDTIWLVVALSNATQSFTAPRTNQDIPAPANFSQRGYYFTLRANRALYQARGQLHILRVGNDTHCQQTKIGCNHPLPGPGPYRVKFLVMNDEGPMAETKWSSDTRLQQAQALRAVPGPQSPGTVVIIAILSILLAVLLTVLLAVLIYTCFNSCRSTSLSGPEEAGSVRRYTTHLAFSTPAEGAS from the exons ATGGACAACAGCTGGAGGCTTGGCCCGGCCATAGGGCTCTCTGCGGGACAGTCCCAGCTGCTAGTGTCGCTGTTGCTGCTACTGACCCGTGTCCAGCCTGGGACAGACGTGG CTGCCCCAGAGCACATCAGCTATGTGCCCCAGCTCTCAAATGACACCCTGGCGGGGaggctcaccctgtccaccttcACTCTGGAGCAGCCTCTAGGCCAGTTCAGCAGCCACAACATCTCTGACTTGGATACCATCTGGCTGGTGGTGGCCCTCAGCAACG CCACCCAGAGCTTCACGGCCCCACGGACAAACCAGGACATCCCTGCTCCCGCCAACTTCTCCCAGAGGGGCTACTATTTCACACTGAGGGCCAACCGGGCGCTGTACCAGGCCAGAGGCCAGCTCCACATCCTCCGCGTCGGCAATGATACCCACtgccaacaaacaaaaattggctGCAACCATCCCCTACCAGGACCCGGCCCCTACAG GGTGAAGTTCCTGGTGATGAATGACGAAGGACCCATGGCTGAAACAAAGTGGTCCAGCGACACTCGCTTGCAGCAAG CCCAGGCACTTCGGGCTGTCCCCGGCCCCCAGAGCCCGGGCACCGTGGTCATCATCGCCATCCTGTCTATCCTCCTGGCCGTCCTCCTCACGGTCCTCCTGGCTGTGCTCATATACACCTG CTTCAACAGCTGCAGGAGCACTTCCCTATCAGGCCCAGAGGAGGCAGGGAGTGTGAGAAGATACACCACGCACCTCGCGTTCAGCACTCCCGCCGAGGGGGCTTCCTGA
- the LOC101130521 gene encoding speedy protein E18, giving the protein MDRTETRFRKRGEITGKITTSRQPHPQNEQSPQRSTSGYPLQEVVDDEVLGPSAPGVDPSPPCRSLGWKRKKEWSDESEEEPEKELAPEPEETWVVETLCGLKMKLKQQRVSPILPEHHKDFNSHLAPGVDPSPPRSSFCWKRKMEWWDESEESLEEEPRKVLAPEPEEIWVAEMLSGLKMKLKRRRVSLVLPEHHEAFNRLLEDPVIKRFLAWDKDLRVSDKYLLAMVIAYFSRAGLPSWQYQRIHFFLALYLANDMEEDDEDRKQNIFYFLYGKTRSRIPLLRKRRFQLCRRMNPRARNNRSQIALFQKHRFQFFCSMSGRAWVSPEELEEIQAYDPEHWVWARDRAHLS; this is encoded by the exons ATGGACAGAACGGAGACTAGGTTCCGTAAGAGGGGAGAGATTACGGGAAAGATCACGACCAGCCGTCAACCGCACCCCCAGAATGAGCAGAGTCCCCAGCGGAGCACCTCGGGGTACCCCCTCCAGGAGGTGGTGGATGATGAAGTGTTGGGACCATCAG CCCCTGGGGTAGATCCCAGCCCCCCATGTAGGTCCCTTGGctggaaaaggaagaaggagtGGTCAGATGAATCTGAGGAGGAGCCGGAGAAGGAGCTCGCCCCTGAGCCTGAGGAGACCTGGGTAGTGGAGACGCTGTGTGGGCTCAAGATGAAGCTGAAGCAACAGCGAGTGTCACCCATCCTCCCTGAGCACCACAAGGACTTCAACAGTCACCTTG CCCCTGGGGTAGATCCCAGCCCCCCGCGTAGCTCCTTTTGCTGGAAAAGGAAGATGGAGTGGTGGGACGAATCTGAGGAGTCGTTGGAGGAGGAGCCACGGAAGGTGCTCGCCCCTGAGCCTGAGGAGATCTGGGTGGCGGAGATGCTGTCTGGCCTCAAGATGAAGCTGAAGCGACGGCGAGTGTCGCTCGTGCTCCCTGAGCACCACGAGGCCTTCAACAGGCTGCTTG AGGATCCTGTCATTAAAAGATTCCTGGCCTGGGACAAAGATCTGAGGGTGTCGGACAAG TATCTCCTGGCTATGGTCATAGCGTATTTCAGCCGGGCCGGCCTCCCCTCCTGGCAATACCAACGCATTCatttcttcctggctct CTACCTGGCCAATGACATGGAGGAGGACGACGAGGACCGCAAACAAAACATCTTCTACTTCCTGTATGGGAAGACCCGCTCTCGCATACCCTTGCTCCGTAAGCGTCGGTTCCAGTTATGCCGTCGCATGAACCCGAGGGCCAGGAATAACCGCTCTCAGATAGCCCTGTTCCAGAAACATCGGTTCCAGTTCTTCTGTTCCATGAGCGGCAGGGCTTGGGTTTCCCCAGAGGAGTTGGAGGAG ATCCAGGCTTATGACCCAGAGCATTGGGTGTGGGCGCGAGATCGCGCTCACCTTTCCTAG